One window of the Nicotiana tabacum cultivar K326 chromosome 4, ASM71507v2, whole genome shotgun sequence genome contains the following:
- the LOC107787979 gene encoding uncharacterized protein LOC107787979, translated as MNSEMGKGKEKQSNSSILKKLEKYLSMNKFSGAILSKSKSWHGSTTNIKSKVAPEGCFWVYVGPEKERFVIKTKYANHPMFKMLLEDAEKEYGYNYSQGPILLPCDVDHFYKVLAEIGSSKQIQSSGCGSCSPLFSPGRRLGNSQMAKGYGSYRVLTPPRLLKLNSIH; from the coding sequence ATGAATAGTGAAATGGGAAAGGGAAAAGAGAAGCAGTCCAACTCATCTATACTTAAGAAGTTGGAGAAATATCTATCAATGAATAAATTTAGTGGAGCCATTTTGTCAAAGAGCAAATCATGGCACGGCAGCACAACAAATATTAAGAGCAAAGTAGCCCCAGAGGGCTGTTTTTGGGTGTATGTTGGGCCAGAGAAAGAGAGGTTTGTGATAAAGACAAAGTATGCAAACCATCCAATGTTCAAGATGTTGCTTGAAGATGCTGAAAAAGAGTATGGTTATAATTATAGCCAAGGCCCTATTTTGTTACCTTGTGATGTTGATCACTTCTACAAAGTGTTGGCTGAAATTGGTAGCAGTAAACAGATTCAATCTTCAGGGTGTGGATCATGTAGTCCCTTATTTAGTCCTGGTAGGCGTTTGGGTAATAGCCAAATGGCCAAAGGTTATGGTTCTTATAGGGTTCTTACTCCACCAAGATTGCtcaagctcaactctattcattAG
- the LOC107787983 gene encoding protein ROOT PRIMORDIUM DEFECTIVE 1 encodes MHIFLKISTKLLQSKSKPFNSLTWIPPLFLQSTKQMSQSTSIPRNQQRVRDHGYDDYMEIEKKIRKVMKFQEQLLTQTNSMIPISRLDMLARRFGFKQYEAGKFILKFPHVFEVFEHPVQRILYCRLTHKALLQIEQEKLALLAQLPEAVTRLRKLLMLSNTGRLRLEHVRIARKEFGLPDDFEFSVVLKYPMYFRLFDAKETRNKYIEVVEKDPMLAVCAVERVREKEYREKGGEEENVRFYFRVNFPPGFKIGKYYKIAVWKWQRLPYWSPYEDISGYDLRSLEAQKRMEKRAVATIHELLSLTVEKKITLERIAHFRLAMDLPKKLKDFLLQHQGIFYISTRGNQGKLHTVFLREAYRKGELIEPNDLYLARRRLAELVLMSPRKANMDKELVNYRRRGDDDEIAAVRRDNVENEGDHSTVQETVSEDEEREESVDYDDDCSSDSKYTDEEDSGDDVTDDLGKETS; translated from the coding sequence ATGCACATTTTCCTTAAAATTTCTACAAAGCTCTTACAATCCAAATCCAAACCCTTCAATTCCCTCACATGGATCCCACCACTTTTCTTACAATCCACTAAACAAATGTCGCAGTCAACTTCCATACCCAGAAACCAACAGCGCGTTCGCGACCACGGCTACGACGATTAcatggaaattgaaaaaaaaatccgCAAAGTCATGAAATTCCAAGAACAGCTCCTCACTCAGACAAATTCAATGATCCCTATTTCTCGCCTTGACATGCTCGCTCGCCGTTTCGGGTTCAAACAATACGAAGCAGGCAAGTTTATTCTCAAATTCCCTCATGTTTTTGAGGTTTTCGAACACCCAGTTCAGAGAATACTTTATTGCAGGCTCACCCATAAAGCACTGCTTCAAATTGAGCAAGAAAAATTAGCTCTTTTAGCTCAATTACCTGAAGCTGTAACCCGTTTAAGAAAGCTTCTAATGCTTTCTAATACGGGGAGATTAAGGCTAGAACATGTTAGGATTGCAAGGAAAGAATTTGGTTTACCTGATGATTTTGAGTTTTCTGTTGTTTTGAAGTATCCTATGTATTTTAGATTGTTTGATGCTAAAGAGACTAGGAACAAGTACATTGAGGTTGTAGAGAAAGACCCGATGTTAGCTGTTTGTGCCGTGGAGAGAGTTAGGGAGAAAGAGTATAGAGAAAAGGGTGGTGAAGAAGAGAATGTGAGGTTTTATTTTAGGGTGAATTTCCCACCAGGTTTCAAGATTGGGAAGTATTATAAGATTGCTGTTTGGAAATGGCAAAGGCTGCCTTATTGGTCGCCTTATGAGGATATCTCGGGTTATGATTTGAGGTCGCTCGAGGCACAGAAGAGGATGGAGAAGAGAGCAGTGGCCACTATTCATGAGTTGCTGTCATTGACGGTTGAAAAGAAGATTACTTTGGAGAGAATCGCGCATTTTAGGTTGGCGATGGATTTGCCAAAGAAGCTGAAGGACTTTCTCCTTCAGCATCAGGGAATATTTTATATCTCGACAAGGGGAAATCAGGGGAAATTGCATACGGTGTTTCTCAGGGAGGCTTATAGGAAGGGAGAGTTGATTGAGCCAAATGATCTGTATTTAGCTAGGAGAAGGCTGGCTGAGTTGGTTTTGATGAGTCCAAGGAAAGCCAATATGGATAAAGAATTAGTTAATTATAGAAGGCGGGGAGACGATGATGAAATAGCTGCTGTGAGAAGAGACAACGTCGAGAATGAAGGAGATCATTCAACAGTTCAAGAGACAGTTAGCGAAGATGAGGAGAGAGAAGAAAGTGTGGACTACGATGATGATTGCAGCAGTGACTCTAAGTACACAGATGAAGAAGACAGTGGTGATGATGTTACTGATGATTTAGGAAAAGAAACATCATAA